A stretch of DNA from Allomeiothermus silvanus DSM 9946:
CGATTCCTGGCTGTACGGGGGCTGAATCGGAATGGGCTCCATTCGCTACCTGCTTGCTACCTCAGGCTGGATAGGTTTAGGAAAAACGGAGGTGATCGAGATGGTGGGTACAGGTACTCAAAAGGTGAACAGCGTTCGCGAGTTTTTGGGGCTTCTTGCCGACGATGATAATTTTAGGGACTCGCTGCAGCAGAATCCCGGGTTGGCTCTGCAGTACCTGGGTGTGCTGGGAAATAGCACTCCGGTGATCCCTGATACCAAGTATATAAGTCTTCCGCCGAAGGAGGAGGTGCGTCGAGTACTCGAGCAGTTTGACTTCGCCTTGGAGCATACCGGCGATGGTATGGAACTGCAAGGCTGGGGAGCTTGGGCTGCTTGGGTTTTTGCTTTCTTGAGTGCAAAGACCTACGGAACTCAAGAGCCCTTGAATTGAGTCTCATCTAATGGTGAGGCGATGAACGTAAAGCGATCCAAGTATGTTGCCTTTTTTTCTTACTGATGGCACCATGCCAGATTTCAGCGAGCTACTTCAGGGCAGGATCGCACTGAGAAACCAATCCATGGTGCTTGCTGCCTCGGCTATTGCCGAGGCAGAATCTTTGCTTTGCTTAGATGAGTTCACTGAGCTTCAGAACATTCCTTCTCGCTCCTGGGTTGAGGCGTCTAGCCTGAAAAAGCCCGAGTGCGTAATGGCGTGGAGTAAGTCCGGACTTTTGATCACTGATCTCAGCGAAGACTGGGCTAGCGCGTATCGCCAAAAAGAAGAGCGTCTAGATTCCGAACTTTGGCATTGTAGGAGCGCTGTCTATCACTTTCTTTCTAAGTGGAAAGGAGTCTCTCTTTTCCCACCGATAAATGCGGAGGAAGCGGATCCTTACGGTTTTGC
This window harbors:
- a CDS encoding NHLP-related RiPP peptide — encoded protein: MGSIRYLLATSGWIGLGKTEVIEMVGTGTQKVNSVREFLGLLADDDNFRDSLQQNPGLALQYLGVLGNSTPVIPDTKYISLPPKEEVRRVLEQFDFALEHTGDGMELQGWGAWAAWVFAFLSAKTYGTQEPLN